The following coding sequences lie in one Meles meles chromosome X, mMelMel3.1 paternal haplotype, whole genome shotgun sequence genomic window:
- the EOLA1 gene encoding protein EOLA1 gives MKFGCLSFRQPYAGFVLNGVKTVETRWRPLLSGYQNCTIAIHIAHRDWEDGAWRKLLAERLGMSPAQIQALLREGEKYGRGVIAGLVDVGETLLCPEDLASEEVVELENQAVLTSLKQKYLTVLSNPRWLLEPVPRKGGKDIFQVDIPEHLIPLGREA, from the exons ATGAAGTTCGGCTGCCTGTCCTTCCGGCAGCCGTATGCAGGTTTTGTCTTAAATGGGGTCAAGACCGTGGAGACGCGTTGGCGTCCTCTGCTGAGCGGCTACCAGAACTGTACCATCGCCATCCACATTGCCCACAGGGACTGGGAAGATGGCGCGTGGAGGAAGCTGCTGGCCGAGAGGCTTGGGATGAGCCCCGCTCAGATTCAGGCCTTGCTTCGGGAAGGGGAGAAGTATGGCCGCGGTGTGATAGCAG GGCTTGTTGACGTTGGGGAAACTTTGCTGTGCCCAGAAGACTTAGCTTCTGAGGAGGTCGTGGAACTGGAAAATCAAGCTGTCCTGACCAGCCTGAAGCAGAAGTACCTCACCGTGCTTTCGAACCCCCGGTGGTTGCTGGAGCCCGTCCCCAGGAAAGGCGGAAAGGACATCTTCCAGGTAGACATCCCAGAGCACCTGATCCCCTTGGGGCGGGAGGCCTGA